The Montipora foliosa isolate CH-2021 chromosome 6, ASM3666993v2, whole genome shotgun sequence genome includes the window ATGGACAAACGTGggtatacatgtgtatacatggacatacatgcgaatacatggatatacatggaagtacatgggtatacagagAGATATATGGGCATAgatggatatacatgtatgtactttgCTATAGCTACCTATATATGCTGATATACctcttttatataatttatgcgctttatgatacactttaataaccctacttaaagtACATACCGCGCGCAGACGTTTACAAATTCTACTTTGCGCATGATATTGCGGGCTCTCAATGCCTTGTTGTCATTGACAACAAGTAAAGCAGCGTGACAAGCAGCGTCGTATCTCGAGGAGAAGCGGGAAATTTGACGATCTAGTCTGAGCGTTGTTTGTGAAGAGACGCTGTCTTCCTCTTTGTAATCAAGCAAGAAGTATGATGCCGTCGATATCACCGAATGCTGAAATTCAGGAGACCAGAATGCTCGACCAGGAAACCCCAAGAGCTGCTCCAAATGATGATCTTGTGAGAAAACTTCTTGTCGAAGTTTCGgaaattcgaaaagaaaaccagCAGCTGAGGAACGAGATGGCAAATCTTAAATCATCAGCGAAGAGAAAACTCTTCCAGCGACCTAAAGAGAGCGATCCCGAGTGCTCGGTAagttgttgttccttttttacTCTAAACCGACGATGATGGAAAATGTATTCGAGAAACGAATGATCGTGTATTGTGATTGACACTAGTGTATCATGCTCTTAGATTCGTGCTCTTAGAATGTGCTCTTAGATTCGTTTACCGGCCATCTGACATCTAAATTTAAGTGATTACAAAGTCAAATAATTACTGTTTTGAAAATCGCACTCCAAGGAAGAAGAACAAAGATAGCTCAGTATCGGGGTCAACAAACACACTGCAAACATTTACATGAATTGGTAACCGGTAGTTTCGATCGAAGCCAAaggtcagttcgatcgaagacaagagtcagttcgatTGAAGAgtaaatgatgataaaactacagttttgcaagcgtataaatataaataataaaagttcttgtgTTGTGTATTGATTGCGCGTTGTAATATGCGCGACGCGGAGCCTCGAGCCTTAGccgcggttttcaattgatgaTCCCTTTTGTTGTCGGTCTTTCGTTGTCGGCGTTCGTGATCGGAaacaaaatagggagcttaagcacgcgtgtttttgagacacggacggcaaccggaagagagctgttttccctcttaacttgtcttcacacaaccacatttacatgctaagtatctttttctccattagagatgattagtatagaAATCttggagacaccactgtcctggcacgcgaaatgttctcttccggttgccattCGCGTCTCAGAAACGTGcctgcttaaggtccctaataactCGATGCACTCAAGCAATAGTTACAATCTTTgatcgaactgactcttgtcttcgatcgaaacgactgttatcgatcgaaacgaccttcGATCGAAACAACCTTCGATCGAGCTGACTCGTAGGCACTTTGTTTGTATCTCGAGCTACTCAGAGGTGAGAAAAGTGATCAGGGATGCATAGCAGGACATATGCGTCTGGAGTTAATTTGAATAAATgtgacacagaaaaaaaatgataagaaGAGATAACTTGCCCTTATAGAAATATCTTGAACTGGAAATTTATAATCTACTATTATTTCACGAGGACTGTATCTCTTTCTTTGCTACATTTGAATTAAGCGCGCCTTGCGCGTGCGTTTCCATACATGGTTGGTTTTAACCACGTGCACCGGCCTCGAAGAGGCGTAGCCACTAATGTTATCACCGTTGTAGGTATTAGTCCGTCCGTAATACCAATGGAAGCCCGTCCGTGTAACCAAATTCTTCGAATAGTTTTCGTAGCCAAGCAAACTACGGTGTGGGTGTCTAACAAGTTCAGACGCCgaacttttcatgagccgaacttaattcgAATTTGGACCGGcccaaattaacaaaagtacgcCAGCTGATTGAGACGTCGAACTTAATTTCCCGAACTTAATTCAgtttgaaccaaaacaaatcgAAATGTTAGCGGCTTTCAGGCCAAGTTATTATAATTTATGTATTAGGTTCAGCACATGAAAAGTCTAAATCAAAGCCGTTCCAAAGGCGAAATTCCCGGCTGCGCCAGGCGGGAAGAACGGCTGAGCCGTTCCAAATTCAAATAGCCGTTCTTAActgattcagacgccgaacCGCCTTTCATGTACTTAATTCAAGGTATTAGGTTCGGCTGATGAAAAGTTCGGCGTCTGAACTGGGCCGGATTTGATCTATCGACCGCTTAATGACATTggcttttagctgaaactttcACGCTTAAGAGCGAATAGCCTATTCCAGGCTCTCGGTAGTTGGGGACGAGCGAAAAAAAACTGACTTAATTATGGGGCAGTCCTTCACTGCATATTCGTGAAATTATCAATTGTTAAGTCGAAGATTTTAACGTTCtttcttttgattttgtttttgttcttgtaAAACATACAAGAATGCCGTTAGGAAAGTTTGCAAGGAACTTGAACAAAATCGACGACAAGAAGAGGATGAGGAAAACGTGATTGCGTTTGATTTTAACACCAGGTAAAACATAGTGATTGATCAGTCTTTATTATGATTGTTTTTAAAATCTTCTATTGCATTGTGAAGCAAGGCACAGATCCGCCACTACATTAATAGcagtcaacctcgttcccaggctctctcttctCCAGagaagagagagcctgggttgAATAGCAGTGTGAGATATCACGCTGTACCACAGCAGACATACTTCTCTATAAAAAATTTTCCGGTAACTCGAAGAGTAAAATGGACCATTAGTAATTTTTATACAAACATCGATTCAACTAGAATTACCAAGGGGCAAACTATTATCAAAATGATCCGGCGAAAATTTCAATAAACCTAAGTGTGCTAAGGGGCAGGAAAAACTGAGCGTCAATCCTGTCCCGTTTGCTACGATATAGAACGTGGATTAATAATCATTGTCTGGCAAGTTTTAAGTCTTGATAATTTCAAATTCCATcaacaacttttttttgtttttatctaCTGTAGTTTCGACAGTCCAGCAAATCAGGTTATGTCCAAGAAAATTGTGAGCGAAGTCCGGTCAGTTTATGGCAAGAAAAAGTGGGAGAAGTCAGTTATCAGGGGTAAGTTTCCTGAACTTTTTATATGCATTGTTTGTCATTCTACTTTCGAAGTCCCAACATTTAGATGTACGTGGCATTAGTTATACGAGAATAGATGTATGTTTAAAGATCAGTCTAGAATTCTGTCTTTTATTCTCATGGCATTTATATGTTTAATCAGGCGGTGGAATGCATATTGTAAGCACAAATTTGCTGCTGGTCATTGTtggaactttaaaaacaaaaagcaaaagtcACAGCGGATGCTAATAAAAGAGGCAGATAAAACTGAGTTTAGGTAGACGGTCATCAAAGAAAAGCCCTTGAGATTATTTTGAGTTCTGGTGAAATTTCAAGCCTGGCAGAGCCAAAGTATTTACCAATTTTACCCACGACAGATcgtaaaacttgattttttaaatttcgatcAATCATTTCGTGTTATCGTCTCATTTTAGCTTCTGTTCAACAACATTGGCGGTCAACAAGGGACGACAGAACTAGAGTTACAAATTCTAAATTCGAGGCACATCGGAGGCAAGCAAAGAAGAACAATCGCCTGAAGAGGGTAAGTTTATAACCAGTTACCTAAAGCTTAAGATTATAAGTGATGACTATTTTTGTTACTCGTTTTGTttctcgagatactcaggttCCCTATGGGTGGAGCCTACCAATGACGGGATATTTGTGCGCAGTTTATAagtatgcagagaaagcaggaCTTAGCAACTTCTTTTTGTATCGAAAATTGGGGGTGATCAagcatttttcagagacaattaagcttcgattttccgttattttctttaaaactgaTGGGTAATAAAGTTcgattagattcggtttttgtgatatccggaataatcaaggtctcggttactcttacctcgaccttgattttTGACttttccggatatcacaaaaatctcatccaataattgctcAATTTTATAAGACGGCGATTACGCGGCTGTTTAATTTTTCAATGTCTAGCAGTCTCATCTCTCTGGAACCCCTGCTGTAACCAATTTTTGGTCATTTGGCTTTTACAATTATGCATGTGTTAACTAAATTCAAGTTTCTCTCAACAAACAAATGGATCTGAACGGAATGGAAATAGTTTCTAAAACTATATTATAGTACTCGGTTGTGCTGTGTCGGGTGAAATTATCAACCACCGTGGTAAAGAAATGCATACCTCAGTTTCTCTCACAGGGAAGACCAATTTGCTATGCTGCCTTTTAGTCGATAAATTCCAACAACAGTAGTCGGCCCTATAACTGTAACTGCCTGTAAAATAAAAAGCTCTCGGCAGATTTTTATTGATTGATCCAGCTTCTAACACTGAATGGTATTAGCCAGTGCATACATGAAAGCTAGTTATGGCAGGATTTCAGTCAAAAGGCCATGGAAGCACGTTCCTGAtgatttttctcctttttggttATTCATTTAGAAACTTTCAAGACGCCTCCTAACCCTGGAAAGGTCGACGACGGTCCTTTCGGACGCCGACAAAGCAAAGGCGAGGGAGATTCTTTGTTCTCCGCAGGCACTGAATTACATGTCTTCAGAGGACAGCGAAGGAGAAACGACAACCACAAATGGCCCAAAgccaagaaaaataaaaaagctacCGTGGGAAAGAAGTAAGCTGAGGAACATTAAGGCTAAACTTGATGAAGAACACTTGAAAGGTCTGAGCGAGAGGCAACGAAGAACCACTGCCCTTGTTAGGCGAGGTGACGAAGTGTCAACTCGCCCCTACCCAAATGGTGGCCCGAACTGGGCAATTCGTACTGATTGATGACGTTAGCTGAACCGTTTTAGGTTGTattttaaaagtttcttttagCACCAGCCAATATTTGTAAAGCTGTTTTCTGTATCTTTTTATAGGAAAGAATTCATGTTAATGTGATCGTTTTTTCTTGACTTCGAACAAGTTATGTCACATTATGTGTGTGTTTGTTATTATCTGTGGTCATTATTGAGAATAAATTTAGACTTATAGTGGAAATACAGTATTTCGTTTTGATTTAGTGTAGACCATCAGTAGTCGAGCGGGACTCCCTAATTTTTCCCATGCAGTAAAGCAGACGAAAAAGTAAGATCGCGCAGAGAAGGGCAGAGCAACGCGTAGTTCCCTAGACTTACAGCATTCACCAGAACTAAAACTATAGTACTGCAAGAGGTGCTGTTCACAAAGCAAAGCAGAATAATATCAAAAGAACCTGGAATTAAAACAAGAAactaacacaaacaaaaaaagagacaCTAActgaaaaagtgaaaatgagaaaTTTGAGTGAGTGCTACTCACTAGttaaattgcaatttttttttttaaattattaaatcaGAGCTATCCTCTCCTCTCCTCACAACCACCATGTTGAAAGTTGAATTATGGTGTGAAAATATGGTAACGGATCCAGGCCTTTCTCCCTCGTGAAATGAAGATTAGGCTCGACACACAGTGCGCCGTCTGAATCAGATGTCGCGCCAAAGGCGGACTTAACTcagttaggttcggcacatAGGTGGAGCGGCGTCTGAACCCGATACCCCCAAGGGagaggttgtaattgaaaatataagCATCTTCCggatgcaaaacaaacttgtgaacgcactaaaaaagtgaaaatgaactgacaaatcaaatcaatcaaattTAAGGTTTCCGACGCGGAAACGCGTTTTAACGCGAATATTCAAGGTTCGATTACGTTGACGGAAACATGAACAAACTCGTTTCCGTAGCATTACTTCGTATATCCGCAAGCGTTATCATGAAAATACGCTAGCGGAAACATGCGTTTCCTTCAAAGGAAAACTGACGGAAACGTACAGAAAAAGTGGTCCGGTTCCGTCGTAACTGCAGCCACGGAAACATGAATAAACGACAGGTATCCGCTACCGGAAACACGTGTAACCGTGGTGTTTCCGCAACGTTGTCACGTGTTTCCGCAACCTTTCAGTCTGCGGATTCTTGGCATTTCGTCCTGTGTTTGAAATATGCTGTTTGCTTTCTCTGTTTGGCCTTTTTCAAGATGGGATATAACGTTTTCTGTATTTCATCAATTTCCCGGGAGTCTGCAGGAAGGAATATTTAATGTACATGGATAATAAGGTCAAATGACCACTAAAAACGAGACTGGAATTCAAGCATGAACTTCAATGCGTGCCTTGTAGACACTATGAGGACATCTTTCTTGTTACTGTTTACATATAATCACGGTTGCGTTTCTGTTTATTTGGACATTGTTCATTAAGTTTGATCAAATTCAGGGACATGTTAAATAACATTGACAAAGGAATAAAGTGTGGCTCACTCAAaaacgcgaaattaaagtgagtcaaaatgcaaaattttcgcaaattcgcgaaattaacgtgtcgcgaaaatttcaggTAATAAggaaaattaaaccacaacatctaCACCTTTGTGGACGAGTGAAACATTTGCATATTGCAGTGCCCACGACAACTCGTTCCTACACATCGCGAATCCACAAGTTAAAAATTGTCATAGCTCACAACTTTTGAGAATTATACTCCCACGCTGTGCCAGTTTACCCAGGCCTGAACTTTCGACAAGTTAACTCGAGGGCTAGAGCGCTTACAGCTGCCTCAAAAGTTCAAGAGAAAAATTAAAGTACTTTTACTTGCTTTGGAAAGCtcacaaaattgttgttctGCTGTTTCCTTCCAATAAATCATTGGTGCTTTCTATAATCAAACTACGATCTAGATCACAAAGCTCAAACTGGTTTTCTCGTAAAACACGactttaaaattatttcaataaGGCTGACAGATAGAGCTGACAAATGGTAGTATAAAGACTTGTTTATCTTAAAGATAAACGTACCAAGGAAACACAGAATAATCAGGTTGATTGGACTGTGGATCAATCGCGGTATTGCTACGGTCTTTCTTATTCGTGGTAGGAATTACTGATACCAAAAGCGCTAGCGGTCGGTTGGTTCTGAAATTATCGTAGCACCTGCTATATTCCTAGCGCCATCTGTTGTTTGTCATTGAAAGAGTTCAGAGCAAGAATTTTTCGGAATACTTTAATACATGCAAGTGTGCTTTCTTAGTCGGCGTAGGGCTTTTGTCAACTTAAGTCGAGTTTCACCTTGACGCATGTCATTGTTGCGTAACATGATGTCGTTGTACCATAAATTAAATTCAATATGACAGTGGAAGGTGACTCTGAAAATAGCGTGAAATTAACTGATGGTAGAAGAAATTGTTTTGCTGGCGGGAAATTGTTTTATGTTGATGGGTGTTTGATGGTCGCTCTCACAGAAAAGACTAACAGTTGTTTGCGTTTGTGGACTAGGGATTTCCTTCAAGGAAACTTGGTGTAAGCCAGAAAAGAGAGCCGACTCAAGAAATAAAAGACGAACATACAAAGAATAAGTTAAAGAGATTATAAGGCTACGGTAaggttaaatattttttatacACACgcacaaaacacaaaataaaactAACAACTATCAAAACGTTAACTTTTGAATCACCATGCGTGCGCGTGCATTGTGATATTGTGTATCGCGGTACTGAGATAATTCTTGCCGTCATCTCTCATACCAAAGTTAACATTTTGACCATGGCACGAATGAACTTTTATCTTTTTAACCAAGTTACCCACAtgtagcaaataaaaattatttgattgatAATTCTAAAATTTTATAATCTCTTGTTGTAGTCGGTTTGAAACAAATCAAGGAGGTAGTTTCTGTGCTTTAAACGTGTTGAAAATTTTAACGTTTTAGAATCTCTTGTTGTAGtcggtttgaaaaaaatcaacgaGGTAGTTTCTGTATTGAAAATGTGAGGTCCTATTTTTTCGACAGGTGTATTGCAAGACGGAAAGTTCCAACATGGTGTTTTCTTCTTCTGTCTGCACTACGCTGCTTGTTTTGTATGGAACTGAAATGACTGTAATATTAGCACTCAATTTTCTCACCATTCTTGTTTTCGTAAAGAATCGTTTTCTTCGTAAGCCTGGCATGTACTTGGTAATTAATCTGGCAGTTGCAGACATGTTAGTTGGGGCATTTCCCGTATCATGTACCTACCTTGAATTGGGAAAAACATGCAACATTTGGAAGGGACACTGTTCAATAGGCCAAGGGTTTGAGGTTCTCTATATGTTGGGGCATATGTTTGTCATCGCTTCCCTGACAAACCTCACTATGATATCTATAGAAAGAGCGCATGCGACTTGTCGACCATTTAAACACCGCGTTATCACACAACGGGTCTATGGTACAGTCATCGCTGTCAGTTGGCTTCTGGCTTCCTTAATTGCAACTTCTTTGCAAGTCATCAGTCAAACCAGAAGAGACCTTTATTTTTACGTATGGAAGTCATTTAATGCAATTTGTCTTTTTGTTATCGTTGTTTCTTACGTATCCATTGCTGTAAAAGTTTGTTGCGGCGTACGTCCTCAGCACCATGATCGTGCAGTCAGTAGAGAGAAAAAATTGACCAAGACATTGTTTATCGTGACTTTAGTATCTTTACTTCTGTGGTTGCCTCATACAATATactcttttctgtttttttctaccGACATTATGACTTCCCTTTCACCGTTAGCAATCAAGTTGTTGAATTATGCGTGTATCTTTCT containing:
- the LOC138008515 gene encoding rho-associated protein kinase 2-like; its protein translation is MPSISPNAEIQETRMLDQETPRAAPNDDLVRKLLVEVSEIRKENQQLRNEMANLKSSAKRKLFQRPKESDPECSNAVRKVCKELEQNRRQEEDEENVIAFDFNTSFDSPANQVMSKKIVSEVRSVYGKKKWEKSVIRASVQQHWRSTRDDRTRVTNSKFEAHRRQAKKNNRLKRKLSRRLLTLERSTTVLSDADKAKAREILCSPQALNYMSSEDSEGETTTTNGPKPRKIKKLPWERSKLRNIKAKLDEEHLKGLSERQRRTTALVRRGDEVSTRPYPNGGPNWAIRTD